The Hydra vulgaris chromosome 11, alternate assembly HydraT2T_AEP genome contains a region encoding:
- the LOC136086914 gene encoding ATP-dependent DNA helicase pif1-like: protein MFNDNDDIEMDDRLNEVMYLQDDVSALQNNYIDAEVLTGVSGNKRVFVPRIHLAPSDSNLPFVLKRRQFPVRLAYSMTINKSQGQKFDRVGVYLKKPCFSHGQLYVACSRTRAFNSFFSKLINISFKLYICQNYVVSMFSKWCDLALC, encoded by the exons atgtttaatgataatgatgacattgaaatggATGATAGGCTAAATGAAGTTATGTATTTACAAGACGATGTAAGTGctcttcaaaataattatattgatgCAGAGGTTTTGACAGGTGTTTCCGGTAATAAACGGGTTTTTGTTCCTCGAATTCACTTGGCTCCATCAGATTCTAATTTACCTTTTGTTCTGAAACGTCGTCAGTTTCCTGTCAGATTGGCTTATTCAATGACAATtaataaaagtcaaggtcaaaaATTTGATAGAGTTGGGGTATATCTCaaaaaaccgtgtttctctcatggtcaactatatgttgcatgttcaagaactagagcatttaatagttttttttcaaaattgataaacatctcATTCAAG ttgtatatatgtcaaaattatgttgtttccatgttttcaaagtggtgtgacttggcatTATGTTGA